The proteins below come from a single Fodinicola acaciae genomic window:
- a CDS encoding DUF1795 domain-containing protein, with the protein MTETLVTYHHPTNEFSLKLPENWDLVEDPQPGVALVALEPDRDGVFRCNLVVSVDVVPEGLDLGGWQAGAETMMREAMPDFLLIDLDEVEIGGRPAMYRLAHHLVPDQGAVTMAQWMFLRSGRGFTLTGSVGTMEYAYRADFFTDVATSVRFDGEDD; encoded by the coding sequence GTGACCGAGACGCTGGTGACCTATCACCATCCGACCAACGAGTTTTCCTTGAAACTTCCGGAAAACTGGGACCTGGTGGAGGATCCGCAGCCAGGTGTGGCGCTGGTGGCGCTGGAGCCGGACCGCGACGGCGTCTTCCGCTGCAACCTGGTGGTCAGCGTCGACGTGGTGCCGGAGGGCCTCGACCTCGGTGGTTGGCAGGCCGGCGCCGAGACGATGATGCGCGAGGCGATGCCGGACTTCCTGCTGATCGACCTGGACGAGGTGGAGATCGGCGGCCGGCCGGCGATGTATCGGCTGGCGCACCACCTGGTGCCCGACCAGGGCGCGGTGACGATGGCTCAGTGGATGTTTCTGCGCTCCGGGCGCGGGTTCACGCTGACCGGGTCGGTCGGCACGATGGAGTACGCGTACCGCGCCGACTTCTTCACCGATGTCGCGACCAGCGTTCGCTTCGACGGGGAGGACGACTGA